CGAATTCCACATCATCCGAAACCTCAACTCGGAGATGCTGGCTGCTGACACAGAAGCATTTATCACCAAACTGCAGTCCGCCAACATCCTGGCGTTCTCCGGTGGCTTCTCCCTCGGCGACGAACCAGACGGCTCCGCAAAATTCATGGCGGCCTTCCTACGTTCCGATGCTGTCGCCGCAGCAGTCAAGGACTTCGTCGCCGGCGACGGCCTCGTCCTCGGAATCTGCAACGGCTTCCAAGCTCTGGTCAAGAGCGGGTTCCTCCCGTATGGTGACCCCGCCAAGATGACCGCAGAATCTCCAACCTTGGCTCACAACCGCCAACTGCGACACGTCTCACGCATCGCCACCACTCGCGTCAGCTCTGTCGCATCCCCATGGCTGAGCACCTTTACCCTAGGCCAGCAGCACCTCATGCCGGTCTCCCACGGCGAAGGCCGCTTCGTGGTATCCGAAACGGAAGCTCAAGCACTCTTTAGCTCAGGTCAGGTGGCGTTCCAATACGTGGATGCCGAGGGCACCCCCACCATGGAAGCACCTGCGAACCCCAACGGATCCAACTACGCCATCGAGGGCATCATTTCCCCAGATGGTCGCATCCTTGGCAAGATGGGTCACCCTGAGCGCTTCCGCGATGGCCTCATGCGCAACATCCCTGGCATGGAGGTCCAAGACATCTTTGCTAACGCGGTGAACTACTGCCGTAAGTAATCAGCGCTAGCGCCGTCGATATTCATCGGTCCGGCGAGTTGGACACCATTGTGGTGGTGCTACCTAACTCGCCGGACCGATTTTTCTACTAGCGCAGGCCCACAATCTGGGCTACGCATTCCCCTAGTGTGGCGCCCCGCTACGTGCAGCGTCGTGCCACTTGGCAGCTGCGGATTCATCAGCATGATCACTGACCTGCTTAATTAAGGTGACGGGGATCCCGAATTCCCGCGCCACTTTTACAACGGCATACTCTTCCATATCGCATAGTTAGGCCTGCTGAGCTAGGCGGTCGCGGGTGGCGGCGGCGATCACGATGAGGGGAGGCCGTTGCTTATGTCCATTCTTCTTATTGTGACACCCCTTGGTGGATGAGGTGCGAATAAATTACTAGACAGATCAGTACCTATCGGTATAGATTTGACAGACAATTCAGTCTGTCAACGAAATATGAGCAGAAAGGGTACCTCGATGGCTACACCACTCCACATCGCTGTCATCGGCGCAAACGCCGCCGGACTATACACCGCTGACCTGCTCATGCGCTGCCACAACAACCATCGCAACATCTACATCGACATCATCGACCCCGCCCCGGCACCAATAGGAATCAGCCCCTACGCACAAGCAACCATCACGCACCCGTTGCAATCAATTACAGGCTCAACCACCAAAGTCATCGGTGGTGTCACAGTTGGCGCCGACATTAGCCCCATCGAACTCAGCTCCCGCTACGCAGCTGTGATCACCCCTGCCACGACCGATCTGGCAATCCAAGCACAAGTAGCCGCCGCGCTCACCGCCTTGCCGCAACCCGCCGTCGATCTGCCCAGCATCCTGCGGAAGCGATCAATCGTCCACACCGAATGGCGCCACAGCCTGCACCTTCCCACAGGTCGCAGCCTCGCCGACTGGCAACAAGCCCTAGCAACTGCCCACGGCGCACCCGTGTGCTTCTGAAATGTCATGGCCACCCTTTAAGGTTAGAAACGACAGTTGTACTGACTTCCTCAAAGGACCGTGATCACTCGCTATGCCACTGACCATCACCACAGTGCTGGGTTTCCTTGGGATCGTCTTGTCCGCGCCCGCGTGGTTCTACTTCATCCGCGCGGCGGCGCACCTGTATAAGTTCGTGGCCCAGGGGCAGCCCTCCCCCGGCCGCACGCAGCAACTTGGCAGGCGCGCATGGCAAACGTTCGTCGAGGTATTTTTCCATACCGAGCTCCGACGCAAACCCGCTGTTGCGATTGCGCACTGGTTTGTCATGCTCGGTTTCCTCTTCGGTTCTATTGTCTGGTTTGAGGCTTACATCCAAACCTTCCG
The sequence above is drawn from the Corynebacterium rouxii genome and encodes:
- a CDS encoding ferredoxin--NADP reductase domain-containing protein, which encodes MATPLHIAVIGANAAGLYTADLLMRCHNNHRNIYIDIIDPAPAPIGISPYAQATITHPLQSITGSTTKVIGGVTVGADISPIELSSRYAAVITPATTDLAIQAQVAAALTALPQPAVDLPSILRKRSIVHTEWRHSLHLPTGRSLADWQQALATAHGAPVCF